The proteins below are encoded in one region of Apium graveolens cultivar Ventura chromosome 4, ASM990537v1, whole genome shotgun sequence:
- the LOC141720778 gene encoding F-box protein CPR1-like, whose product MTKRYGSNFAIIATFDLETEKYGSLPQPHYSDTSSCMLSLGVLGGKLCVNEKEVHIFFNYDMRYIDLWVMEKYGVKKSWIKILSVAPSINNQFMQLKPLAYSNNGKKVLLLKDAGQLIWYDLELKVIKKIRNPGIPEFWKAWISMESLVKLNCDAITALPWVQKKTKKRILATVLMALWLCQAEVRATEVEHLI is encoded by the exons ATGACTAAGCGATATGGGTCTAATTTTGCTATCATTGCTACGTTTGATCTTGAAACTGAAAAATATGGTTCACTTCCTCAGCCTCACTACTCTGATACTTCGTCTTGTATGTTATCTCTCGGGGTTCTTGGAGGAAAACTCTGTGTGAACGAAAAAGAGGTACATATCTTTTTCAACTATGATATGAGGTACATTGATTTGTGGGTGATGGAGAAATATGGTGTGAAGAAGTCGTGGATCAAGATACTATCTGTTGCCCCAAGTATTAATAACCAGTTTATGCAACTGAAGCCTCTGGCATATTCAAACAATGGTAAGAAAGTACTTTTACTGAAAGACGCTGGACAGCTTATTTGGTACGACCTTGAACTGAAAGTCATCAAAAAAATAAGGAATCCTGGCATTCCTGAGTTTTGGAAAGCATGGATATCCATGGAAAGCCTTGTCAAGCTCAATTGTGATGCTATTACTGCTTTGCCATGGGTTCAGAAGAAAACGAAAAAGAG GATACTGGCAACTGTCCTGATGGCTCTTTGGTTGTGCCAAGCGGAAGTTAGAGCAACAGAAGTGGAACATTTAATATGA
- the LOC141720779 gene encoding protein LPA2: protein MSLIFHSSSTLHFNNPSDLLHRKSLHVSFPKPSRFSIKSQDSSSDAPISDQSTDDKSSPPKPNSTGLGFGSSTPSASPVKKKQGKKERAAVIRRAPVEKPKFAAVKDESKSKEQGKDEQAFLLAWLGLGSVIFLQGILLSISGFLPEELDNLCVKYVYPAFTPTVVFFFAGTIVYGVSKYLQNEKENNQNL, encoded by the exons ATGTCTCTAATTTTCCACTCTTCTTCTACCCTTCATTTCAATAACCCCTCTGATCTTCTTCATCGCAAGTCCCTCCATGTATCATTCCCTAAACCCTCAAGATTCTCCATTAAATCCCAAGATTCTTCGTCTGATGCTCCCATTTCTGACCAATCAACTGATGACAAATCATCCCCACCAAAACCCAATTCCACTGGTCTAGGATTTGGGTCTTCAACTCCTTCTGCAAGTCCAGTAAAGAAGAAACAGGGTAAAAAAGAAAGAGCAGCTGTGATTCGTCGAGCCCCGGTTGAGAAACCTAAGTTTGCTGCAGTAAAAGATGAGAGTAAGTCAAAGGAGCAGGGTAAAGATGAGCAAGCTTTTTTGCTTGCTTGGTTAGGTCTTGGTTCTGTTATTTTTCTTCAAGGGATTCTTCTTTCTATTTCAG GTTTTCTACCAGAAGAGTTGGATAATTTGTGCGTGAAGTATGTATACCCAGCATTTACCCCAACCGTTGTTTTCTTTTTTGCGGGAACGATCGTCTATGGTGTATCAAAATACCTGCAGAACGAGAAAGAGAATAACCAAAATTTATAA